Proteins encoded in a region of the Quercus lobata isolate SW786 chromosome 8, ValleyOak3.0 Primary Assembly, whole genome shotgun sequence genome:
- the LOC115955396 gene encoding G-type lectin S-receptor-like serine/threonine-protein kinase LECRK1 — protein MASIPVLPLLLVFLLPIHANAQRNQSNSNKIPLGSSLSPNANRTSWISPSGLFAFGFYPQDDGFAIGIWLVNQTEKTIIWTANRDYPPVSFNATLNFTIDGILLLRTEQGRELSIIDVDQEDLPATSAAMLDSGTNNEDYYGQLTLTRLGVLFLPGRFGGRILANSSYPDKNGTTIYRATLDADGIFRLYLHHFKSDNSSSMLMKWSALQNQCEVSGFCGLNSYCSGMGSKAYCNCYPGFDFINTSNKFLGCHQSYNEDDCIRSEDPIMLYNITSLQSVWWSDHPYSVIPIEEEGCGKSCLEDCNCGAVLYTGAKCSKYKLPLRYGRIKNENKSTMAFFRVSNGNTEILDRPRQVHVVLIESKRSLILILSIILGLVLCLCFVLATSTILVYRHKFDRYKKLSENVNLGLAEEFTLQSFSYNELEIATDGFKEELGRGSFGAVYKGTISKGDKIISVKRLENAVEEGEREFRAEITAIARTHHKNLVRVLGFCIEGPRKLLVYEYMKNGSLADLIFKSQRAPVWKERIRIALDVARGLLYLHEESEVRIIHCNIKPQNILMDDNWIAKISDFGFAKLLMSNQSRATMGAEGTSAYLAPEWEKNPLISLQTDIYSFGIVLLEIVCCRRSIEVNVPTADEIILSNWVYNCFAAGQLAKLVKDENVETMTLERMVKVGLWCVQEDPALRPSMKNVILMLEGTIEIPVPPSPVHPIVVH, from the exons ATGGCTTCCATACCAGTTCTGCCCTTACTGCTGGTTTTCCTACTTCCTATTCATGCAAACGCTCAACGAAACCAGTCTAATTCCAATAAAATACCTTTAGGTTCTTCACTTTCTCCCAATGCAAACCGTACTTCTTGGATCTCACCTTCTGGTCTTTTTGCATTTGGTTTCTATCCACAAGATGATGGCTTTGCTATCGGAATATGGCTGGTTAATCAAACTGAGAAGACAATCATCTGGACTGCAAATCGAGATTACCCACCTGTCTCCTTCAATGCTACACTGAACTTTACTATTGATGGTATACTGCTGCTTAGAACAGAGCAAGGCAGAGAACTTTCGATTATTGACGTGGATCAGGAAGACCTACCTGCAACTTCAGCTGCTATGCTTGATTCTG GTACTAATAATGAAGATTACTATGGCCAGCTCACTCTAACTCGGTTAGGCGTTCTATTCCTTCCCGGGAGGTTTGGAGGGCGAATTTTGGCAAATAGCTCGTATCCTGACAAGAATGGAACTACAATATACCGCGCAACACTTGATGCAGATGggatttttagattgtatttaCACCATTTTAAGAGCGATAATAGCTCAAGTATGTTGATGAAGTGGTCGGCTCTGCAGAATCAATGTGAAGTCAGCGGTTTCTGTGGACTTAACAGTTACTGCTCAGGCATGGGTAGCAAAGCTTACTGTAACTGCTATCCTGGATTTGATTTCATCAACACCAGCAACAAGTTCCTGGGCTGCCACCAGAGCTACAATGAAGATGATTGCATACGCAGTGAAGATCCAATAATGCTATACAATATCACTTCTTTACAGAGTGTGTGGTGGAGCGATCATCCTTATTCAGTTATACCAATAGAAGAAGAAGGTTGTGGTAAGTCTTGCCTGGAAGATTGTAATTGTGGAGCAGTATTGTATACGGGTGCTAAATGCAGCAAATATAAGCTTCCGCTTAGATATggtagaataaaaaatgaaaacaaatcaACTATGGCTTTCTTCAGGGTAAGTAATGGAAATACAGAAATTTTAGACCGTCCCCGTCAAGTCCATGTAGTCTTGATTGAAAGCAAGAGAAGTCTAATTTTGATACTTTCTATAATTTTGGGTTTAGTTTTATGCTTGTGCTTTGTTTTGGCAACCTCTACCATCCTGGTGTACAGGCACAAATTTGACAGGTACAAAAAACTGTCAGAAAACGTGAACTTGGGATTAGCTGAAGAGTTTACTCTGCAGTCATTTTCTTACAACGAGCTTGAGATTGCTACAGATGGCTTCAAGGAAGAGTTAGGTAGGGGTTCATTTGGAGCAGTTTATAAAGGGACTATATCTAAGGGTGACAAAATTATTTCTGTAAAGAGACTTGAGAATGCTGTGGAAGAAGGGGAACGGGAATTTCGGGCTGAAATTACTGCAATTGCACGAACTCATCATAAAAACTTGGTTCGAGTCCTTGGTTTTTGTATTGAGGGACCCAGGAAGCTTTTAGTTTATGAGTACATGAAAAATGGCTCACTTGCAGATCTGATCTTCAAGTCTCAGAGGGCCCCAGTttggaaagaaagaataagaattGCACTAGATGTGGCCAGAGGACTTCTCTATCTGCATGAAGAGAGCGAAGTCCGTATTATCCATTGCAACATAAAGCCTCAAAACATACTCATGGATGATAATTGGATAGCAAAGATTTCCGATTTTGGTTTTGCAAAACTACTTATGTCAAATCAATCAAGAGCCACAATGGGTGCGGAAGGGACAAGTGCATATTTAGCGCCTGAATGGGAAAAGAATCCCTTAATATCTTTACAAACCGATATATACAGCTTTGGCATTGTGCTTTTGGAGATTGTCTGCTGTAGAAGAAGCATTGAAGTAAATGTTCCAACCGCAGATGAGATAATTCTTTCTAACTGGGTATATAACTGCTTTGCTGCAGGACAGTTGGCCAAGCTTGTGAAAGATGAAAATGTAGAGACTATGACATTGGAAAGAATGGTGAAGGTGGGCTTGTGGTGTGTTCAAGAAGATCCAGCTTTGCGCCCTTCCATGAAGAATGTAATCTTGATGTTGGAGGGAACAATAGAAATTCCAGTTCCACCATCGCCGGTTCATCCCATTGTTGTTCATTAA